AGCGCCTTCTCCCCCCATGCTCCCGTGACGAGGTACTGGACTCCCTTCCCCTTGTCGAGGAGGTTCATCGGGATCTGGGCGAACAGCGTGGTGGCGCCGCCCTGGAGCAGCAGCACCTCGTAGCTCGACGGGACGCCGAGGAGCTCCCGGACCAGGGCGATCGCCTCGTCGTGGACCGCTTCGTACTCCTTCCCGCGGTGGCTGTGCTCCATCACCGACATGCCGCTGCCGGCGAAGTCGAGGAACTCATCGCGCGCGCGCGTGAGCGCGGGGAGGGGAAGTGCTGCGGGTCCGGCGTTGAAATTGATCTTTCGGCTCATGGGTGTCCTCGCCCGGGCGCGGAGGGGTATTCCGCGGTTCGCGCCCCGTCGCCGGCCGCGGGCCGGTCTGGCAGGAAACGCCCCATTTTTGCAATGTCGGGGCGGACCGTCAAGATGTAACCGGAATCGCGGCGCTACAGGGTTGCTTTTTTCCTTCGATCGAATATCTTAGGTACAATCACCGACGCATGCGGGAAGGGGAGGAATCCTTGGAACCCAGCAAGATCGTCGTTCGGTACGCGAGCGGCCGGATTCTCAAGGGGTACACGCAGAACTTCTTCCCGAACAAGCCGGTCTTCCACATCCTTCCGCTCGATCCCGCCCAGTCGAAGGAACCGATCGAGATCGTGATCAACGAGCTGAAGGCGGTGTTCTTCGTCCGCGATTTCGCGGGGGACAAGAGCTACAAGGAGAAGAAACAGCTCTTTCCCGGGGTCAAGCCCCAGGGCCGCCTGATCGAGGCGACCTTCAAGGACGGGGAGGTGATCGTCGGATCCACGACCGGATACGATCCGAAGCGGTCCGGATTCTTCCTGTTCCCGATCGACCCGGGATGGAACAACCTCAAGGTCTACATCGTGTCGGCGGCGGTCCGGAACGTCCGTTACCTGTAGCCCTCCCGCAAAAATCTGTATGCAGTATACACTTGACCCGGTTTTCTGTGGTATAGTCCGCTGAACTGATTTCCGGTTGAACCCACTTCACATCCCCAAGGAGGCGGAAATGGCCAGGAAGAAGATCGCGATCATCGGCGGCGGTCAGATCGGCGGCGTGCTCGCCCAGCTGTGCGCGCTGCGGGAGCTCGGCGACGTGGTGCTGTTCGACATCGTCGAGGGGATGCCCCAGGGCAAATGCCTGGACATCGCGGAAGCGTCTCCCGTCGACGGGTTCGACATCTCCCTCAAGGGAACGAACAAGTACGACGACATCGCCGGCGCCGACATCGTCATCGTGACCGCCGGTCTTCCCCGGAAGCCCGGGATGAGCCGCGACGACCTGATCGAGGTCAACTCGAAGATCATGTCCCAGGTGGCGGAAGGGGTGAAGAAATTCGCCCCGAACTCCTTCGGGATCATCATCTCGAACCCGCTGGACGCGATGGTCACGCTGTTCCAGAGGATCACCGGCTTCCCGTACGCGCGCGTGATCGGCCAGGCCGGGGTGCTCGACTCCGCCCGGTTCGCCGCCTTCATCGCCTGGGAGCTGGGGGTTTCGGTCCGCGACGTGACCGCCATGACCCTCGGCGGCCACGGAGACGACATGGTCCCCCTGATCCGCTACGCCAGCGTGAACGGGATCCCCGTCATGGAACTGCTCGAGAAGAAGTACGGCAACGCCGCCAAGGCGAAGGAAGTGATGGACGCCATGGTGAAGCGGACCCGGGGCGCGGGCGGCGAGGTGGTCGCGCTCCTCAAGACC
The window above is part of the Deltaproteobacteria bacterium genome. Proteins encoded here:
- the mdh gene encoding malate dehydrogenase gives rise to the protein MARKKIAIIGGGQIGGVLAQLCALRELGDVVLFDIVEGMPQGKCLDIAEASPVDGFDISLKGTNKYDDIAGADIVIVTAGLPRKPGMSRDDLIEVNSKIMSQVAEGVKKFAPNSFGIIISNPLDAMVTLFQRITGFPYARVIGQAGVLDSARFAAFIAWELGVSVRDVTAMTLGGHGDDMVPLIRYASVNGIPVMELLEKKYGNAAKAKEVMDAMVKRTRGAGGEVVALLKTGSAFYYPAASVIAMAESILKDQKRVLPSCVYLNGEFG